The proteins below come from a single Zhouia spongiae genomic window:
- a CDS encoding NADP(H)-dependent aldo-keto reductase: MKYTSLPNTDVKVSKICLGTMTWGEQNTEADGHEQMDYAVEQGVNFFDTAELYSVPARKETQGTTEQIIGSWFKKTKKRNQIVLASKIAGPGFSNQHIRQKGYTKEALTMALNESLKRLQTDYIDLYQLHWPERHTNFFGTRGYSHKNDEAWNDNFKEVLESLNGFVKEGKIRYIGLSNETPYGIMRFSQESKNHGLPKMITVQNPYSLLNRLYEVGSAEISMRENIGLLPYSPLAFGRLTEKHIHGTPENSRIALFPMFSRYNSENSKKAAGMYYNLAKEHGLSLAQMALAFVNRQPFVTSNIIGATGLDQLKENISSIDVELKPELLKEINKIHELIPNPAP; this comes from the coding sequence ATGAAATATACAAGCTTGCCCAATACGGATGTGAAGGTTAGTAAAATTTGTCTGGGAACGATGACCTGGGGAGAACAGAATACAGAAGCGGATGGTCATGAGCAAATGGATTATGCTGTTGAACAAGGGGTTAATTTTTTCGATACGGCTGAATTGTATTCAGTGCCCGCGAGAAAAGAAACTCAGGGGACAACAGAGCAGATTATAGGCAGTTGGTTTAAGAAAACAAAGAAGCGCAATCAGATTGTTTTGGCGTCCAAAATTGCCGGTCCGGGATTTTCTAACCAGCACATACGTCAGAAAGGTTATACCAAAGAAGCTCTGACAATGGCGTTAAATGAAAGTCTTAAACGCTTACAGACCGATTATATAGACCTTTATCAGTTGCACTGGCCTGAACGTCATACGAACTTTTTCGGAACCCGCGGGTATAGCCACAAAAACGATGAGGCCTGGAATGATAACTTTAAAGAAGTGCTGGAAAGTCTTAATGGGTTTGTAAAGGAGGGAAAAATACGCTATATCGGACTTTCCAATGAAACGCCTTACGGGATTATGAGGTTTTCGCAGGAGAGTAAAAATCATGGTTTGCCAAAAATGATAACAGTGCAGAACCCCTATAGCTTGCTTAACCGACTGTATGAAGTTGGAAGTGCCGAGATTTCGATGCGGGAAAATATCGGGCTGTTACCGTATTCTCCACTTGCTTTTGGCCGACTTACGGAGAAGCATATCCACGGAACTCCGGAAAATTCAAGAATTGCATTGTTCCCGATGTTTAGTCGTTACAACAGCGAGAATTCTAAGAAAGCAGCAGGAATGTATTACAACCTGGCAAAAGAGCATGGGCTTTCGTTGGCGCAAATGGCGTTGGCTTTTGTAAACCGGCAACCGTTTGTAACCAGTAATATTATCGGGGCTACCGGCCTTGATCAATTAAAAGAAAATATATCGAGTATTGATGTGGAATTAAAACCGGAACTTTTAAAAGAGATTAATAAAATACATGAATTAATACCAAATCCGGCTCCCTGA
- the radA gene encoding DNA repair protein RadA — protein sequence MAKVKTSFFCQNCGTSYAKWQGQCSACKEWNTIVEEVIQKEDKKGWNSNNTSVKNKRAPKPQKVSEINQVEELRLNSTDQEFNRVLGGGIVPGSVSLLGGEPGIGKSTLLLQIALKLPYKTLYVSGEESAQQIKMRAERINPNSENCYILTETKTQNIFKQIEDINPDILVIDSIQTLHTDYIESSAGSISQIRECTSELIKYAKETATPVILIGHITKDGHIAGPKILEHMVDTVLQFEGDRNHVYRILRALKNRFGSTSELGIYEMLGNGLREVSNPSEILISKNDEDLSGTAIAATLEGMRPLMIEIQALVSTAVYGTPQRSTTGYNAKRLNMLLAVLEKRAGFRLGAKDVFLNITGGISVDDTAIDLGVIAAILSSNEDISIEKDVCFAAEVGLAGEIRPVQRVDQRIMEAEKLGFSTIFVSKHNKITVKKPQIQVKLAGRIEDVVSELFG from the coding sequence ATGGCTAAAGTAAAAACCTCCTTTTTTTGTCAAAACTGCGGAACCTCTTATGCCAAATGGCAGGGACAATGCAGTGCCTGTAAAGAATGGAACACCATTGTCGAAGAAGTAATTCAAAAAGAAGATAAAAAAGGCTGGAATTCAAACAATACCTCTGTAAAAAACAAAAGAGCCCCGAAGCCACAAAAAGTATCAGAAATCAATCAGGTTGAAGAACTCAGGCTCAACAGTACAGATCAGGAGTTCAATCGTGTCCTGGGCGGCGGAATCGTTCCCGGCTCGGTAAGTCTTTTAGGAGGTGAGCCCGGTATCGGAAAAAGTACCCTATTGTTACAAATAGCATTAAAGCTCCCGTATAAAACACTATATGTTTCCGGTGAGGAAAGTGCCCAACAAATAAAAATGCGGGCGGAACGCATTAACCCTAATAGTGAGAACTGTTACATCTTAACAGAAACCAAAACCCAGAACATTTTCAAACAGATTGAAGACATTAATCCGGATATCCTGGTCATAGATTCCATTCAGACACTACACACCGATTATATAGAGTCGTCTGCGGGCAGCATTTCGCAGATACGGGAATGTACTTCCGAATTGATAAAATATGCCAAAGAGACTGCCACTCCGGTCATTTTAATCGGACACATCACTAAAGATGGTCATATAGCCGGACCAAAAATACTAGAACATATGGTCGATACGGTTCTGCAATTTGAAGGCGACAGGAATCACGTTTACCGGATTCTCAGAGCCTTAAAAAACCGTTTCGGATCAACCTCCGAATTGGGCATTTACGAAATGTTAGGGAATGGCTTACGGGAAGTCTCCAACCCGTCGGAAATACTAATTTCAAAAAATGACGAAGACCTGAGCGGAACAGCCATAGCTGCCACTCTTGAAGGTATGCGCCCACTCATGATAGAAATTCAGGCGCTGGTAAGTACTGCTGTATACGGAACGCCTCAACGAAGCACAACAGGCTATAACGCCAAACGTCTTAACATGCTCCTAGCCGTACTGGAAAAGCGTGCCGGTTTCAGGCTCGGTGCCAAGGATGTATTCTTAAATATCACCGGAGGAATATCCGTAGATGACACTGCAATAGACCTTGGTGTAATTGCTGCCATCTTATCAAGCAATGAAGACATTTCTATAGAAAAAGATGTGTGTTTTGCCGCCGAAGTTGGCCTGGCAGGAGAGATACGACCTGTACAGCGGGTAGACCAACGTATCATGGAAGCTGAAAAACTGGGCTTCTCTACGATTTTCGTGTCAAAGCACAATAAAATAACCGTAAAAAAACCACAAATTCAAGTAAAGCTGGCAGGCCGTATTGAAGATGTGGTCAGTGAGTTATTCGGCTAA
- a CDS encoding alpha/beta hydrolase gives MKKYLSLVLTLCCISVFAQVKTSKSYSLKLDETRNIRLYIPENYDKEKTYPLFVVLDADYLFDVVVANCKFLTYNGDMPESIIVGIEQRGLRDADCQYGENSLPEKKGNSFFEYLGMELIPSLQKEYNIANFKAVVGHGITANFANYYLLKENPLFKAYISLSPSYAPRMGDYLLDRMKAYEDMTFYYLATASNDLKENSQGAKYFNTQLHTLNNDNIHYYFDDFQNANHYTLASYGIPKALDQFFSIYKPISKEEYQTKVLTYDGPVVDYLYKKYQTMETLFGFKKPVLLNDMMAVYAATKKNKDLPSLEELSKIAKNEFPETMLGFFLEAEYYEQMGEAKKSMRSYEKAFGMQEIDFITKDLALQRIQSIKEDFGW, from the coding sequence ATGAAAAAGTACCTTTCTTTAGTGCTTACCTTATGCTGTATTTCAGTATTTGCACAAGTAAAAACCTCGAAGTCGTACTCCCTTAAACTTGACGAAACCAGGAACATCCGTTTGTACATTCCTGAAAATTACGACAAGGAAAAAACCTACCCTCTGTTCGTTGTCCTAGACGCCGATTATTTATTTGATGTTGTTGTGGCGAATTGTAAGTTCCTCACCTATAACGGCGATATGCCCGAAAGTATTATTGTCGGAATTGAGCAACGTGGCTTACGCGATGCAGACTGTCAGTACGGCGAAAACAGCCTTCCAGAAAAAAAAGGAAACAGTTTCTTTGAATATCTGGGCATGGAACTCATTCCTTCTCTCCAGAAAGAATACAACATCGCCAATTTCAAGGCTGTTGTCGGACATGGTATTACGGCTAACTTTGCCAACTATTACCTGCTTAAAGAAAACCCGTTGTTTAAAGCCTACATAAGTCTTTCTCCATCCTACGCACCCAGAATGGGAGATTATTTACTAGACCGGATGAAAGCTTATGAAGACATGACCTTTTACTATTTGGCAACCGCATCGAATGATTTAAAAGAAAATAGCCAGGGCGCTAAATATTTCAACACTCAGCTACACACCCTGAACAACGACAACATACATTACTATTTTGACGATTTTCAAAATGCAAACCACTACACGCTTGCTTCATACGGAATCCCAAAGGCTCTTGACCAGTTCTTCAGTATCTATAAGCCGATCAGTAAAGAAGAATACCAGACAAAGGTCCTGACATATGACGGCCCGGTTGTTGATTACCTCTATAAGAAATACCAAACGATGGAAACCCTTTTCGGATTCAAAAAGCCGGTATTACTGAACGACATGATGGCTGTTTATGCCGCTACCAAAAAAAACAAAGACCTGCCTTCTCTTGAAGAATTAAGCAAAATAGCCAAAAATGAGTTTCCTGAAACCATGCTGGGGTTTTTCCTGGAAGCAGAATACTATGAGCAAATGGGAGAAGCAAAAAAATCGATGCGCTCATACGAAAAAGCCTTCGGTATGCAGGAAATCGACTTTATAACCAAAGACCTTGCGCTACAACGCATACAGAGTATCAAAGAAGATTTCGGCTGGTAA
- a CDS encoding lysylphosphatidylglycerol synthase transmembrane domain-containing protein yields MKKKTVKILKIILPLMLGVFLIWFSYSKFSPEQLAEIKNHFKNANYRFLLLSLVFGFLSHLSRAYRWNFMLEPMGYKPKLMNNTMAVFTAYLFNLAIPRSGEVSRALVINKYDNVPFDKAFGTIVAERVADVLILGLLVLLALSMQFDALKDFLLDLIPLQKLIVGILILGALGITGILFVYKTSFSISIKIRNLVSGLKDGLLSILKMKKVWPFILHTIFIWVMYIAMFYICIYALEETSSFSFSTVIAAFVVGSFAIAFTNGGFGSYPFFIAEILLLFGISATVGTAFGWIVWISQFVMILIFGGLSLLLLPVYNRNK; encoded by the coding sequence TTGAAAAAGAAAACCGTTAAAATATTAAAGATAATACTCCCACTTATGCTGGGAGTTTTTTTGATATGGTTTTCTTACAGTAAGTTTTCACCGGAGCAACTTGCCGAAATAAAAAATCATTTTAAAAACGCCAATTACCGGTTCTTGCTTTTATCACTGGTTTTTGGCTTTTTAAGTCATCTATCCAGGGCTTATCGGTGGAATTTCATGTTAGAACCCATGGGATATAAGCCCAAATTGATGAATAACACCATGGCAGTTTTTACAGCCTACCTCTTCAACCTGGCCATCCCTCGTTCGGGCGAAGTCTCAAGGGCGCTGGTTATAAACAAATACGACAATGTGCCTTTTGATAAAGCTTTCGGAACTATCGTTGCAGAAAGGGTTGCCGATGTTCTGATTCTGGGATTACTGGTCTTACTGGCGCTATCCATGCAATTTGATGCATTAAAAGATTTCCTCCTCGACCTGATTCCCCTCCAAAAGCTTATTGTCGGCATACTCATTTTAGGAGCTCTTGGAATTACAGGCATTCTCTTTGTATACAAGACCAGCTTCAGCATCAGCATTAAAATCAGAAATCTGGTTTCCGGTTTAAAGGACGGACTTTTATCCATTCTTAAAATGAAAAAAGTCTGGCCGTTTATTCTGCACACAATCTTCATTTGGGTTATGTATATAGCAATGTTTTACATCTGTATCTATGCCCTTGAAGAAACCTCCTCCTTTTCTTTTTCGACCGTAATAGCAGCTTTTGTCGTAGGAAGTTTTGCCATTGCTTTTACCAATGGCGGATTTGGATCATATCCTTTTTTTATTGCTGAGATCCTGCTGTTGTTCGGCATCTCCGCAACTGTGGGTACTGCCTTTGGCTGGATCGTCTGGATCTCCCAGTTCGTAATGATCTTAATCTTCGGCGGACTCTCACTATTATTACTTCCGGTTTACAACAGAAATAAATAA
- the panD gene encoding aspartate 1-decarboxylase — translation MQIEVVKSKIHRVTVTGAELNYIGSITIDEALMEASNIIEGEKVQIVNINNGERLETYAIKGNRNSGEITLNGPAARKVQKGDVVIIISYGIMDFEEAKSFKPTLIFPDEENNTLR, via the coding sequence ATGCAAATAGAAGTAGTAAAATCGAAAATTCACAGAGTTACCGTAACTGGTGCAGAACTTAACTACATTGGAAGCATCACCATCGATGAAGCATTAATGGAAGCCTCCAATATTATTGAAGGAGAAAAAGTTCAGATCGTAAACATCAATAACGGTGAGCGACTTGAAACTTATGCGATCAAAGGAAACAGGAATAGTGGTGAGATCACACTAAATGGCCCCGCTGCACGTAAAGTACAAAAAGGAGATGTAGTGATCATTATTTCGTATGGCATTATGGATTTTGAAGAGGCCAAGAGCTTTAAGCCTACCCTGATTTTTCCTGACGAAGAGAACAACACCCTAAGATAG
- the panC gene encoding pantoate--beta-alanine ligase, producing the protein MKIFKQKQLLYSFLKEEQKNNKSIGFVPTMGALHEGHMSLIERASTENELTVVSIFVNPTQFDNKSDLENYPRFIEKDVKILEKTNPDIIIFTPSVEEIYANNVTAETFDFDGLEHEMEGKFRTGHFDGVGTIVKQLLEITIPDRAYFGEKDYQQLLIVKKLVLKNNIPVQVIGCPIERESNGLAMSSRNERLPSETRKQAAFIYRTLLKAKDMFGTKNASEVKEWVESQFQQERLFDLEYIEIANAETLRPSEQKKENEKYRAFIAVHANNIRLIDNIALN; encoded by the coding sequence GTGAAAATATTTAAACAAAAACAACTGCTTTATTCCTTTTTAAAGGAGGAACAAAAGAACAATAAAAGCATCGGCTTCGTACCCACCATGGGGGCTTTACACGAGGGGCATATGTCGCTGATAGAGAGAGCTTCAACCGAAAATGAACTCACCGTAGTGAGTATCTTCGTAAACCCTACGCAGTTTGACAATAAATCCGATTTAGAAAATTATCCCCGTTTTATAGAAAAGGATGTTAAAATTTTAGAAAAAACCAACCCTGACATCATTATATTCACGCCTTCCGTTGAAGAAATATATGCTAACAACGTTACAGCCGAAACGTTCGATTTTGACGGATTGGAACACGAGATGGAGGGAAAGTTCAGAACCGGACACTTTGACGGTGTCGGAACCATTGTTAAACAGCTTCTGGAGATCACCATCCCTGACAGGGCTTATTTCGGAGAAAAAGATTACCAGCAATTGCTCATCGTTAAAAAACTGGTTCTGAAGAACAACATCCCTGTTCAGGTTATCGGATGCCCGATTGAACGTGAAAGCAACGGTCTTGCCATGAGCTCCAGAAACGAAAGACTGCCTTCCGAAACAAGAAAACAGGCCGCTTTCATATACAGGACACTGCTCAAGGCAAAAGACATGTTTGGCACGAAAAATGCATCTGAAGTAAAGGAATGGGTTGAAAGTCAATTTCAACAAGAACGGTTATTCGATTTAGAATACATTGAAATTGCCAATGCTGAAACTTTAAGACCCTCAGAGCAGAAAAAAGAAAATGAGAAATACAGGGCTTTTATCGCAGTTCATGCTAATAATATTAGACTTATAGACAATATTGCTCTAAATTAA
- a CDS encoding glycogen/starch synthase, translated as MTDKRVLFVASEMIPYLPENEVSSLAYESPRMVNDRGGQIRIFMPRFGNINERRHQLHEVIRLSGMNLVVNDMDMPLIIKVASIPKERIQVYFIDNEEYFKRKATFSDEDGNLFPDNDERAIFFAKGVIETVKKLNWNPDIIHVHGWMASLLPLYLKKYYGDEPLFSDSKIVTSVYKKGFEGTLNEEMLGKVKFDGIKEEDAKWLETPDYDALMKVAADYSDGVIVASEELSGELNDYISNLSKPVLGYKSIYEFEDAYHQFYEEKILS; from the coding sequence ATGACAGACAAAAGAGTATTATTTGTCGCTTCTGAAATGATTCCGTATTTACCGGAAAATGAAGTTTCATCATTGGCTTACGAGAGTCCTAGAATGGTAAACGACAGAGGGGGGCAGATACGTATCTTCATGCCCAGGTTTGGAAATATCAATGAAAGAAGGCATCAGCTCCATGAGGTGATCAGGCTTTCAGGGATGAATTTGGTGGTTAATGATATGGATATGCCGTTGATTATCAAAGTAGCTTCTATACCTAAAGAAAGGATTCAGGTTTATTTTATTGATAATGAAGAGTACTTTAAGAGAAAAGCCACTTTTTCTGATGAGGATGGGAATTTGTTCCCTGACAATGATGAAAGAGCGATTTTTTTTGCTAAAGGTGTCATTGAGACGGTAAAAAAACTGAACTGGAACCCGGATATTATACACGTACACGGATGGATGGCATCATTATTGCCGCTCTATCTGAAGAAGTACTATGGTGACGAGCCTCTTTTTTCAGATAGTAAAATTGTAACATCTGTATATAAGAAAGGTTTTGAAGGAACGTTAAATGAAGAGATGTTGGGCAAGGTTAAATTTGACGGTATCAAGGAGGAAGATGCTAAATGGCTGGAGACTCCGGATTATGATGCATTGATGAAAGTTGCCGCGGATTATTCGGATGGGGTGATTGTCGCCTCGGAAGAATTGTCAGGAGAGTTGAATGATTACATTTCAAATTTATCGAAACCTGTGTTAGGGTATAAATCTATTTACGAGTTTGAAGACGCTTACCATCAGTTCTACGAAGAGAAAATTTTAAGCTAA
- a CDS encoding DUF4270 domain-containing protein — translation MKFQFNKLTNALLVTGSVVFFIACDEEFNTIGSDIFDDNDRVADATYEVTAVNNKIDRIRTDNLPAFQLGDYKDAVYGQTSYKFVSQVRLSSTTFGAYTQETENNSGTDDSDATIPENEIVKSVHLYIPYFSEEVEDTTGTEVDENEPKEFTLDSIYGDRNQEFNLKVQESTYYLRQLDPDQDFTEAQQYFSDGDLESFATTVLYDGVHKINDTEILFFENEDDPDTEDEDESENVSSRLSPGIYVELNKDFFRQKILDMEGTDELANADNFKNYLRGLYFSIDSPSGDLLMLLNVENAHIKINYEYDKYDNKGTSDDTSDDEVVTETGSVTLGLSNNGTDVHVNFISESEYPAEITDQLGSEENASRLYLRGGPGAYAELELFAGEDVEAIKQENRLINEADLLLYIDTEAMESYGNPVYPDRLFLYNLEEGESLIDQILDIQQTANGAIYGGVLETDENDKPLLYRFRITEHITEVLRGDGENVTLGLSLTSDVANFNYVTAMVEGNEIKVPMTSAVNPLGVILYGNNVPDENSDKRLRLELYYTKTK, via the coding sequence ATGAAATTTCAATTTAATAAACTTACAAACGCACTACTTGTTACAGGTAGTGTTGTTTTTTTTATAGCCTGTGATGAAGAGTTTAACACCATCGGTTCGGATATTTTTGACGATAATGACAGGGTGGCGGATGCAACGTATGAGGTAACGGCTGTGAACAATAAAATAGACAGAATCCGGACTGATAACCTGCCTGCATTTCAGTTGGGCGATTACAAGGACGCTGTTTACGGGCAAACGAGCTATAAGTTTGTTTCCCAGGTGAGGTTGTCGTCGACAACGTTCGGGGCTTATACTCAGGAAACGGAAAATAATTCAGGAACCGATGATTCTGATGCTACGATTCCTGAAAATGAAATAGTGAAAAGTGTACACCTGTACATTCCGTATTTTTCTGAAGAGGTAGAAGATACAACAGGAACTGAGGTAGATGAGAATGAGCCTAAGGAATTTACCCTGGATTCGATCTATGGTGACAGAAACCAGGAGTTTAACTTAAAAGTGCAGGAATCTACCTATTACCTTCGCCAGCTTGATCCTGATCAGGATTTTACCGAGGCACAGCAATATTTCTCTGACGGAGATCTCGAATCATTCGCAACGACGGTTCTTTATGACGGAGTGCATAAAATAAACGATACTGAGATATTGTTCTTTGAAAATGAAGATGATCCCGATACGGAAGATGAAGACGAAAGTGAAAACGTATCGAGCAGATTATCGCCAGGTATTTATGTAGAGCTAAACAAGGACTTCTTCCGGCAAAAGATACTTGATATGGAAGGAACTGATGAGTTGGCCAATGCAGATAACTTTAAAAATTACCTTCGTGGGTTGTATTTCTCTATCGACTCGCCTTCAGGAGATCTTTTAATGCTGTTGAATGTCGAGAATGCCCATATTAAAATAAACTACGAATACGATAAGTATGATAATAAAGGGACTTCAGATGATACCTCTGACGATGAGGTTGTTACTGAAACCGGGAGCGTGACACTTGGTTTGTCGAATAACGGCACTGATGTTCATGTGAACTTTATATCAGAGTCTGAATACCCTGCGGAGATTACCGATCAGTTGGGTAGCGAAGAAAATGCGTCGAGATTGTATCTGCGTGGAGGTCCGGGAGCTTATGCTGAACTGGAGCTTTTTGCGGGCGAAGATGTAGAGGCTATCAAACAGGAAAACAGGTTGATAAACGAAGCAGATCTTTTGTTGTATATAGATACTGAGGCCATGGAATCTTATGGGAACCCTGTATATCCGGACAGGTTATTTTTGTACAATCTGGAAGAAGGAGAGTCTTTAATCGATCAGATTTTGGATATTCAACAAACGGCCAATGGAGCTATTTACGGAGGGGTGTTGGAAACGGATGAAAACGATAAGCCTTTACTGTACAGGTTCAGGATAACAGAGCACATTACCGAGGTTTTAAGGGGAGATGGCGAGAATGTGACATTAGGCTTGTCGCTCACGTCTGATGTTGCTAACTTTAATTATGTCACAGCTATGGTAGAGGGTAATGAGATAAAAGTACCGATGACCAGCGCTGTAAATCCTTTGGGGGTTATTTTGTATGGAAATAATGTGCCTGACGAGAATAGTGATAAACGATTAAGACTAGAACTGTATTATACGAAAACTAAATAA
- the glmS gene encoding glutamine--fructose-6-phosphate transaminase (isomerizing) — translation MCGIVGYIGHRQAYPIIIKGLERLEYRGYDSAGIALFDEEEIKLSKTKGKVADLKRISEEQSVTKGVLGMGHTRWATHGVPDDLNAHPHFSNSGNLVIVHNGIIENYDSIKKALQNRGYTFKSETDTEVLINLIEDVKKNEGVKLGKAVQIALQQVVGAYAIAVIDQNKPDEIVVARLGSPLAIGVGEDEFFIASDASPFIEYTNNAIYLEDEQMAIIRRGRDVKVRQIADDALVTPYVQELEMNIEQIEKGGYDHFMLKEIHEQPDVIKDTYRGRMIVNEGIVKMSSIDDHLEKFLNADRIIIVACGTSWHAGLVAEYIFEDLARIPVEVEYASEFRYRNPIITPKDVVIAISQSGETADTLAAIKLAKENGAFVYGVCNVVGSSIARETNSGAYTHAGPEIGVASTKAFTTQITVLALIALKLASEKGSISKSELHQKLAELESVPSKIEETLKVDDHVKYISSVYKDAANFLYLGRGYNFPVALEGALKLKEISYIHAEGYPAAEMKHGPIALIDEQMPVVVIATKKGHYEKIVSNIQEIKSRSGKIIAIVTEGDKDVRALADHVIEVPETSEALSPLVNTIPLQLLSYHIAVMRGCNVDQPRNLAKSVTVE, via the coding sequence ATGTGTGGAATTGTAGGTTATATAGGCCACAGACAGGCCTATCCCATTATCATTAAAGGCTTGGAGCGGCTGGAATACAGAGGGTATGACAGTGCAGGGATAGCTCTTTTTGATGAAGAAGAGATCAAACTTAGCAAGACTAAGGGGAAAGTAGCTGATCTTAAAAGGATATCTGAAGAACAGTCTGTTACCAAAGGTGTTCTGGGCATGGGGCATACCCGTTGGGCTACCCATGGAGTGCCCGATGATTTGAATGCTCACCCCCATTTTTCTAATTCCGGTAATCTGGTAATAGTGCATAATGGAATTATTGAAAACTATGATTCCATAAAAAAGGCATTGCAGAACAGGGGTTATACTTTTAAGTCGGAAACCGATACAGAAGTGCTTATTAATCTCATTGAAGATGTTAAAAAGAATGAAGGGGTTAAGCTGGGTAAAGCCGTTCAGATAGCTTTGCAACAGGTGGTAGGAGCTTATGCGATTGCTGTTATCGATCAGAATAAGCCTGATGAGATCGTTGTGGCCCGTTTGGGAAGTCCCCTGGCCATAGGAGTGGGAGAGGATGAGTTTTTTATAGCTTCTGACGCATCTCCTTTTATAGAATATACAAATAATGCTATTTATCTTGAAGATGAGCAAATGGCGATTATCAGGAGGGGAAGGGATGTCAAGGTAAGACAAATAGCAGACGATGCTTTGGTAACTCCATATGTTCAGGAGCTTGAAATGAATATAGAGCAGATAGAAAAAGGAGGTTACGATCATTTTATGCTTAAGGAGATTCATGAACAACCTGATGTGATAAAAGATACCTACAGGGGGCGGATGATTGTGAACGAAGGAATTGTTAAGATGTCGAGTATTGATGATCACCTTGAAAAATTCCTGAATGCCGACCGGATCATTATTGTTGCCTGCGGTACGTCATGGCATGCAGGCTTGGTGGCCGAATATATTTTTGAAGATCTGGCTCGTATACCTGTCGAGGTGGAATATGCGTCTGAGTTCAGGTATAGAAACCCGATCATTACCCCGAAAGATGTGGTGATAGCCATTTCTCAGTCCGGGGAGACAGCCGATACTTTAGCGGCCATTAAATTGGCTAAAGAAAATGGTGCTTTTGTTTATGGTGTCTGTAATGTTGTCGGGTCTTCAATAGCCAGGGAAACCAATTCCGGGGCGTATACCCATGCCGGGCCGGAAATCGGTGTGGCATCGACCAAAGCTTTTACAACGCAGATAACGGTATTGGCGCTGATCGCCTTAAAGCTGGCGTCAGAAAAAGGGTCTATTTCCAAATCAGAATTACATCAGAAGCTGGCTGAACTGGAGAGTGTTCCGTCCAAAATAGAAGAAACCTTAAAGGTTGATGATCATGTGAAGTATATTTCATCTGTCTATAAAGATGCTGCTAATTTCCTGTATCTGGGAAGAGGATATAATTTTCCCGTAGCTTTGGAAGGAGCGTTAAAATTAAAGGAAATATCGTATATCCATGCAGAAGGGTATCCGGCAGCAGAGATGAAGCACGGGCCGATAGCGCTTATTGACGAGCAAATGCCGGTTGTGGTTATCGCTACCAAAAAAGGGCATTATGAGAAAATAGTGAGTAATATACAGGAGATAAAATCGAGAAGCGGTAAAATTATAGCGATAGTAACCGAAGGCGATAAAGATGTTCGTGCGTTGGCCGATCATGTGATAGAAGTGCCGGAAACATCGGAAGCATTATCTCCGTTGGTGAATACAATTCCTTTACAATTATTGTCGTATCATATTGCGGTAATGAGAGGTTGCAATGTAGACCAACCTCGAAATTTAGCAAAATCTGTTACTGTAGAATAA